A genomic segment from Pollutimonas thiosulfatoxidans encodes:
- the pelF gene encoding GT4 family glycosyltransferase PelF → MNITDRKAKSADIALLLEGTFPYVRGGVSAWVHQMIHSFPQYRFAVVFIGGRREDYGKPQYELPPNVVHFEEHFIHELRATPSSPKHKASAGSKQRMVQLHDQFRSESCPGALGRVLHDILPAMRPGEDLDEAQFLHGRHAWDFIAERYDEHCTDPSFTDYFWTVRMIHGPLWQLAQIAEQLIPVRLYHTVSTGYAGLLGAMLRHRNKVPLVVSEHGIYTKERKIDLLQSQWIHDNRGLIERDISQLGYFQDLWLRFFVAMGRMCYDAADEIIALYEGNRQRQIRDGAPEEKTRSIPNGISIARFEPLRSLRPAHIPKVVALIGRVVPIKDIKTFIRSMYIAWRNDPEIEAWIVGPQDEDPAYAGECRDLLASLGMQSHIHFKGFQKIDELMPQIGLVALSSISEGLPLVILEAMASGVPVVATDVGSCRQLIQGRSDADRALGEAGAVVQIADADQFALAVLGLLHDPERWAAAQAAGITRVECYYADSLMRESYESVYANLLSYRRDRAMEED, encoded by the coding sequence ATGAACATCACCGATCGCAAGGCCAAATCCGCGGACATCGCGCTATTGCTGGAAGGGACTTTTCCCTATGTGCGGGGCGGTGTATCGGCCTGGGTGCACCAGATGATACATAGCTTCCCGCAGTATCGATTTGCGGTGGTCTTTATTGGCGGGCGGCGTGAAGATTATGGCAAGCCACAGTACGAATTGCCGCCCAACGTCGTTCACTTCGAAGAGCACTTCATTCATGAACTGCGGGCGACGCCATCATCGCCCAAGCATAAGGCCAGCGCCGGCAGTAAGCAGCGGATGGTTCAACTGCATGATCAGTTTCGATCAGAGTCATGCCCGGGTGCACTGGGGCGCGTGCTGCACGACATACTGCCTGCGATGCGGCCCGGCGAGGACCTGGACGAAGCGCAGTTTTTGCATGGCCGTCATGCCTGGGACTTCATTGCCGAGCGCTACGATGAGCATTGTACCGACCCATCGTTCACTGATTATTTTTGGACGGTGCGTATGATACACGGCCCGTTGTGGCAACTGGCCCAGATCGCGGAGCAGCTTATTCCGGTCAGGCTTTACCACACCGTTTCAACCGGTTATGCGGGCCTGCTGGGCGCCATGCTGCGCCATCGAAACAAAGTGCCATTGGTGGTGTCCGAGCACGGCATCTATACCAAAGAGCGCAAAATCGATCTGCTGCAAAGTCAATGGATACATGACAACCGCGGACTGATCGAGCGGGATATTTCTCAGTTGGGATATTTTCAGGATCTATGGCTGCGGTTTTTCGTGGCCATGGGGCGGATGTGCTACGACGCGGCCGACGAGATCATTGCTCTCTACGAGGGCAACCGCCAGCGGCAAATACGGGACGGGGCGCCGGAGGAGAAGACACGCAGTATTCCCAATGGCATTTCCATTGCCCGGTTCGAGCCTCTGCGCAGCCTGCGGCCTGCCCATATCCCCAAGGTGGTCGCATTGATCGGTCGGGTGGTCCCCATCAAGGACATCAAGACCTTCATACGCTCGATGTATATCGCCTGGCGCAACGATCCAGAAATCGAAGCCTGGATAGTCGGCCCTCAGGACGAAGACCCCGCCTATGCAGGCGAGTGCCGCGACCTATTGGCCAGCCTGGGGATGCAGTCTCATATCCATTTCAAGGGTTTCCAGAAGATAGACGAGCTCATGCCACAGATCGGTCTTGTCGCGTTGAGCTCCATCAGCGAAGGTTTGCCACTGGTCATACTCGAGGCTATGGCTTCTGGCGTGCCCGTGGTCGCGACGGATGTGGGTTCGTGCCGTCAACTGATACAGGGCCGCAGCGACGCTGACCGCGCGCTCGGCGAGGCGGGTGCAGTAGTCCAAATCGCAGACGCGGATCAGTTCGCCCTTGCCGTTCTGGGCTTGCTTCATGATCCTGAGCGCTGGGCAGCGGCTCAAGCGGCTGGGATAACACGCGTAGAATGTTATTACGCGGACAGCCTGATGCGGGAAAGCTACGAAAGCGTCTACGCCAATCTTTTGAGCTATCGTCGCGATCGCGCGATGGAGGAAGATTGA
- a CDS encoding DUF4136 domain-containing protein: MKMQIKARCNRWAGLAALLALSACSSTQVGLAPSWTQLNKLALVPLSNYTETPGAALGAQSIAQNLLHQKGFTQLATYPFSDSAGTYLLNNTDQQRAQALEWARDAGAQYALTGAVQEWRYKVGIDGEPVVGLSFDVVDLNTGEVVWSAMGSRSGWSRSTLAGVGHDLISQLLAPIQP; encoded by the coding sequence ATGAAGATGCAAATCAAAGCGCGGTGCAACAGATGGGCTGGATTAGCAGCGCTGTTGGCGCTCAGCGCATGTTCCAGTACGCAAGTCGGGCTAGCGCCATCATGGACGCAACTGAACAAGCTTGCCCTGGTACCTTTAAGCAATTACACCGAGACCCCCGGCGCAGCGCTGGGAGCGCAAAGCATCGCACAGAATCTGTTGCATCAAAAGGGCTTTACGCAGCTTGCCACTTATCCCTTCAGTGATTCAGCAGGAACCTACTTGTTGAACAACACCGATCAGCAGCGCGCGCAGGCTTTGGAGTGGGCACGTGATGCGGGCGCTCAATATGCCTTGACTGGTGCAGTGCAAGAGTGGCGGTACAAGGTCGGGATAGACGGGGAGCCGGTCGTCGGGCTGTCGTTCGATGTCGTTGATTTAAATACCGGTGAGGTGGTCTGGAGTGCAATGGGCAGTCGTAGCGGCTGGAGCCGCTCGACGCTTGCCGGCGTCGGTCATGATCTGATCAGTCAGCTTCTTGCACCTATTCAACCGTGA
- a CDS encoding endo alpha-1,4 polygalactosaminidase has product MTPTWLKARASRRVLAAVLGSLSLAAPAAISAEALRNAVFYYGDAANWNSLRAFQLAVVEPDAGLLSPPPPHATAGASKTDWFAYVSATEITAFRDYYFDVPLSWRAGLNSAWQSEIIDPATPGWPSFFVESVVTPLWNRGYTGFFLDTLDSYELLDLNDAQLEHSRQGLLRLIRAIKDKYPEAKLILNRGFELLPAIHQDVYAVAFESLYRGWDQTEGRYVEVSQDDRAWLLKQIERIQQRYKLPIIAIDYCPPDDMDCARQTVKQIRALGVIPYVGDGHLRTISTSALSDSDKAPF; this is encoded by the coding sequence ATGACACCTACATGGCTCAAGGCAAGGGCTAGCCGCCGCGTCTTAGCGGCTGTCCTGGGTTCTTTGTCGTTGGCGGCCCCGGCGGCCATCTCCGCGGAAGCGCTGCGCAACGCTGTCTTCTATTATGGTGATGCGGCCAACTGGAACAGCTTGCGGGCCTTCCAGCTGGCCGTCGTCGAGCCCGATGCCGGTCTACTGTCTCCCCCGCCACCGCATGCGACAGCAGGGGCCTCAAAAACCGACTGGTTCGCTTATGTCAGCGCCACAGAGATCACGGCCTTTCGCGATTACTACTTTGATGTTCCCCTGAGCTGGCGGGCAGGCCTGAATAGCGCCTGGCAGTCCGAAATCATCGATCCGGCAACGCCCGGCTGGCCTTCCTTCTTTGTTGAAAGCGTGGTGACACCGTTGTGGAACCGCGGCTACACCGGCTTCTTTCTTGATACGCTCGATTCCTACGAGCTGCTGGATCTTAACGACGCTCAGCTGGAGCACAGCCGGCAAGGCCTGTTGCGTTTGATACGCGCCATCAAGGATAAGTACCCCGAAGCCAAGCTGATTCTCAATCGGGGTTTTGAGCTTTTGCCGGCCATACATCAGGACGTGTATGCCGTAGCGTTCGAATCGCTCTATCGCGGTTGGGATCAAACAGAAGGCCGCTACGTTGAGGTCAGCCAAGACGACCGTGCCTGGTTGTTGAAGCAAATCGAACGAATACAACAACGTTACAAGCTTCCCATCATCGCTATTGACTATTGTCCTCCGGACGATATGGATTGCGCACGGCAGACGGTCAAGCAGATCCGCGCCTTGGGCGTGATTCCTTATGTGGGGGACGGTCATTTGCGCACCATCAGCACAAGCGCACTGTCCGACTCGGACAAGGCCCCGTTTTGA
- a CDS encoding tetratricopeptide repeat protein yields MAKQRVHLCPVWLTALLGAGITLALAASFPTEESLSRRVAASPPSALSVAYLEGLLRVRPDTPMYLNALAVQHLKLGQWDAAFQIADRLQGMGGDEDARRQALLLQAVASEQWAYGYAQTDPRRAEALKHVRLALEKAIEYTWDVETLASLAEKARDVGAYQIVERLYGKLAEADTAHAQEWHEKLAQAALARNGEIEAAKAYIAAYHASTTLDGQRHFFLSALHTLVAANAVDQACELGHANLGELQADRATLRYMLVLARQADRRDLIAYYARALLRVAGQTQQAEVLPRIHMMYSRPMGVHTDGAAVHHISAVTGPQAFDKRDTPTEYELVYQAFVETGLLAEAEAAGRQALVAGEPVSQWAPRLAELALWRNQRDKALGYWLMAAREQNDAHAWEQVLELAAQLEQPDAFMHAWEFLHPDQTGPDAIWQAQEDLLARYMKLARWNSALDIADALLESSPEADRPRLLLLRVTAAEQIAYQHQVDDPKRPAAMEVFRQRLEEAAAYDGWDVSGLSWLAQRAEAAGAGKLQEQWLQKLVQLDGGNAVQWQAQLAEAALQRGEYVQAADAYFDAQAMVSELADKRKYFIAGLQAYVASGDVNQACIAAERHRQELAGDLETLRYLIGLARQAGRADLLAGYARELIGATQKGSAGAQGNAPGAGGPAHAERASSGEWRAYAAVWSGKGLPVRSALQWSDIQPRRILVSDPGSMPSDDDPKNLESDLDLAFTALVQSRQLDEAETTAELALKRGMAPTIWLPRLAQVSEWNGKAEKALHYWLRYALESGEQTAWEKVAVMARQTNNTTVYLSAAKRAYARNPSDEALLEDLVATYEKLGQIDQGLQYLQGHAQGKQRARVLEAYAGLAERAGRDNLALDAYGELLAEHPQAPLYAMHIAIIQQRSGQRQEAIEVLRRVRDHAGPDPLHAPYWRLYAGLARDLHLDDEAHFAHRQLISSGGATTDDLRQLTFFYADYPVDAGRAAEAEFRQNGATAALQSALYFYSQSPAWPRVGLLLDELTPEQHTALESTPDMLIARASYYIKKGDLDAAFSDMRKAARLPHASDDIRLAYLWALSAYGTIPELRSALMAFRAHAAGNSLYWGPYAAGELRLGNAAAASQYLRREAERSGHNPVILAALADAEESAGRPGLGQKLRLEAWKALQSEPLVPAPQHEDRLQRGIEEAESRRVTAATLGSRFALADHHKAMVFQLLEEELVAKNDQAVRVSMLGDLPGLPPLDVVMQPEEPADAMNATEVFRDAGAPVTDRVAVKALILHWALAGRHNELARAWLTREYKADDPARIDTQAYLAAESRNWDVVGELVQSDRLSPQAKLNALVAMDRIPEAQSIAYQLAEAAPDSDERHAQLTQLLMRTPQAVGVDVAHVSTHPLEYQATAISGRMNLTSRLSADLEVLNKHQETTDATQLAWVPRNDRSLNLTLTDITPARELALTVGHRKALESFHTVSFMAQINPYGTFRPAIFIGRNQPTYLSQSLQVGGIKDLARITLDWSPESRWFVHASVEALRLYSQERESLGHGYVFNTEAGVRLPPLLPDLNVRGVFERGSFSAKDTLVPGFSRLMPDGQAPLSSVIMPQSYTRYGVVVGFGASNPNSFGPSWRPYADVGLVRDSNQGWGPMVAIGLSGPVLGKDRLSLFYQYENAAGDGTRSSRQIGLTYRLFF; encoded by the coding sequence GTGGCTAAACAACGAGTTCACCTGTGCCCAGTCTGGCTTACCGCATTGCTGGGCGCCGGCATTACGCTGGCCCTGGCGGCATCGTTTCCGACGGAGGAATCGCTGTCCCGCCGGGTTGCGGCTTCCCCGCCGTCGGCATTGTCGGTGGCATATCTCGAAGGTTTGTTGCGCGTGCGACCCGACACGCCGATGTATTTGAATGCACTGGCTGTTCAGCATCTTAAATTGGGTCAATGGGATGCCGCCTTCCAGATCGCCGATCGCTTGCAAGGCATGGGCGGTGATGAAGACGCTCGCCGCCAGGCCTTGCTTTTGCAAGCCGTAGCAAGCGAGCAGTGGGCCTATGGCTATGCGCAAACAGACCCACGCCGGGCCGAAGCGCTGAAACACGTAAGGCTGGCCTTGGAAAAAGCAATTGAATACACCTGGGATGTCGAAACGCTGGCAAGCCTGGCAGAAAAAGCGCGGGACGTCGGTGCCTACCAAATCGTCGAGCGCTTGTACGGCAAGCTCGCCGAGGCAGACACGGCCCATGCCCAGGAGTGGCATGAAAAGCTGGCACAGGCGGCGCTTGCGCGCAACGGCGAGATAGAAGCGGCCAAGGCATATATCGCGGCATATCATGCCAGCACGACACTTGATGGACAGCGACATTTCTTCTTGAGTGCCTTGCACACGCTGGTCGCAGCGAATGCGGTGGACCAGGCTTGTGAACTGGGTCATGCCAATCTGGGCGAACTACAGGCGGACAGAGCCACCCTGCGCTATATGCTGGTGCTGGCACGACAGGCTGACCGTCGCGACCTGATTGCCTATTATGCGCGCGCCTTGCTGCGGGTGGCGGGGCAGACACAGCAAGCCGAGGTCCTGCCACGCATCCATATGATGTACAGCCGCCCCATGGGCGTACATACCGATGGCGCGGCCGTACATCACATAAGCGCGGTGACCGGGCCCCAAGCTTTCGACAAGCGCGATACGCCCACGGAGTACGAGCTGGTGTATCAAGCCTTTGTGGAGACCGGCCTGCTGGCCGAAGCCGAGGCGGCCGGACGCCAGGCGCTGGTGGCTGGCGAGCCTGTCAGCCAATGGGCCCCTCGGCTTGCCGAACTGGCCCTGTGGCGAAATCAGCGCGACAAAGCCTTAGGGTACTGGTTGATGGCAGCCAGGGAACAAAATGACGCGCATGCCTGGGAGCAGGTCCTGGAGCTGGCTGCGCAGCTAGAGCAGCCCGATGCCTTCATGCATGCCTGGGAGTTTCTGCACCCCGACCAAACAGGCCCGGACGCTATCTGGCAGGCGCAAGAAGATCTACTGGCCCGCTACATGAAGCTGGCACGCTGGAACTCCGCTCTGGATATCGCCGACGCGCTGCTTGAGAGCAGCCCGGAAGCCGACAGACCGCGCCTGTTGCTGCTGCGCGTGACCGCCGCCGAGCAGATTGCCTATCAACATCAGGTGGATGACCCAAAACGCCCGGCCGCGATGGAGGTCTTCCGCCAGCGACTGGAAGAAGCTGCAGCCTACGATGGCTGGGATGTATCCGGCTTGAGCTGGCTGGCGCAACGGGCGGAGGCGGCAGGGGCGGGTAAGCTACAGGAACAATGGCTGCAAAAGCTGGTACAGCTGGATGGCGGCAATGCTGTGCAGTGGCAGGCTCAACTTGCCGAGGCCGCGCTGCAGCGGGGCGAGTATGTGCAGGCAGCCGATGCCTATTTCGATGCGCAGGCGATGGTCAGTGAGCTGGCGGATAAGCGCAAGTACTTTATTGCAGGTCTACAGGCTTATGTCGCCTCCGGCGACGTCAATCAGGCCTGCATTGCGGCAGAGCGGCACAGGCAAGAGCTGGCCGGCGACCTGGAGACGCTGCGCTACCTTATCGGCCTGGCGCGGCAGGCCGGGCGGGCAGATCTTTTGGCTGGCTACGCAAGAGAGCTCATCGGAGCCACGCAGAAAGGGTCAGCGGGGGCCCAGGGTAATGCGCCAGGGGCAGGCGGCCCGGCCCATGCCGAGCGCGCTTCATCGGGCGAATGGCGGGCATATGCCGCGGTGTGGTCTGGCAAGGGGCTGCCTGTTCGCTCCGCCCTTCAATGGTCTGACATACAGCCGCGCCGCATATTGGTGTCGGACCCGGGCAGCATGCCTTCCGACGACGACCCGAAGAATCTGGAGTCGGACCTTGATCTTGCGTTCACAGCGCTGGTTCAAAGCCGGCAGTTGGACGAGGCCGAGACAACTGCCGAGCTAGCCCTGAAGCGCGGCATGGCGCCTACGATATGGTTGCCGCGGCTCGCCCAGGTGTCTGAATGGAACGGCAAGGCGGAGAAGGCGCTGCACTACTGGCTGCGGTATGCGCTCGAATCGGGCGAGCAGACCGCCTGGGAAAAGGTAGCCGTGATGGCCAGGCAGACTAATAACACCACTGTCTATTTGTCCGCAGCCAAGCGTGCCTACGCTCGCAACCCCTCGGACGAGGCGCTTCTGGAAGATCTGGTTGCCACTTACGAAAAGCTGGGACAGATTGATCAGGGCTTGCAGTATCTGCAAGGCCATGCCCAGGGCAAGCAGCGCGCCAGAGTGTTGGAAGCTTATGCCGGGTTGGCCGAACGGGCCGGACGTGACAACTTAGCCTTGGATGCGTATGGGGAGCTTTTGGCGGAGCACCCGCAGGCCCCCTTGTACGCCATGCATATCGCCATAATCCAACAGCGTAGCGGCCAAAGGCAGGAGGCGATAGAGGTCCTGCGGCGGGTTCGTGATCATGCGGGGCCGGATCCCTTGCACGCTCCGTACTGGCGGCTGTATGCAGGGCTGGCCCGCGACCTTCATCTGGACGACGAGGCCCATTTTGCCCACCGACAACTCATCTCTTCGGGGGGCGCGACCACGGATGATTTGCGCCAACTCACATTTTTCTACGCGGACTACCCGGTAGATGCGGGAAGGGCGGCAGAAGCCGAGTTTCGCCAAAACGGCGCGACCGCCGCGTTGCAGTCAGCACTGTATTTTTATTCGCAAAGTCCTGCATGGCCGCGTGTCGGGCTCTTGCTGGATGAACTGACACCCGAGCAGCACACAGCATTGGAAAGTACGCCTGATATGTTGATAGCGCGGGCCAGCTACTACATTAAAAAGGGCGACCTGGACGCTGCCTTTAGCGATATGCGCAAGGCAGCCCGCTTACCCCATGCAAGCGATGACATACGGCTTGCCTATTTGTGGGCGTTGTCGGCATACGGGACGATTCCCGAACTGCGCAGTGCCTTGATGGCATTTCGCGCACATGCCGCAGGCAACTCCTTGTATTGGGGGCCCTATGCTGCCGGGGAACTACGCCTGGGCAACGCCGCGGCAGCCTCGCAATACTTGCGTCGGGAGGCCGAGCGCAGCGGACATAACCCCGTGATTCTTGCGGCGCTGGCTGACGCTGAAGAGTCCGCAGGGCGTCCGGGCCTGGGCCAGAAATTGCGTCTTGAAGCATGGAAGGCATTGCAAAGCGAACCCTTAGTGCCAGCGCCACAGCACGAAGACCGCCTGCAGCGCGGAATCGAGGAGGCAGAAAGCCGGCGTGTAACGGCAGCCACACTGGGCTCCCGGTTTGCATTGGCCGATCATCACAAAGCCATGGTCTTCCAGTTGCTGGAAGAAGAGCTCGTCGCAAAGAACGATCAGGCCGTTCGAGTATCCATGCTTGGCGATCTGCCCGGCTTGCCGCCGCTCGATGTCGTCATGCAGCCCGAAGAGCCGGCAGACGCCATGAACGCGACCGAGGTGTTTCGCGACGCCGGGGCACCGGTCACCGACCGTGTGGCAGTGAAAGCGCTGATCCTGCACTGGGCTTTGGCGGGCCGTCACAACGAACTGGCCCGCGCGTGGCTGACCCGGGAATATAAGGCTGATGACCCCGCTCGTATCGATACGCAGGCGTACCTGGCAGCGGAAAGTCGAAACTGGGATGTGGTTGGCGAGCTGGTTCAAAGCGATCGTCTTTCGCCTCAGGCGAAGCTGAACGCGCTGGTCGCCATGGACCGGATTCCGGAGGCTCAGTCTATTGCTTATCAGTTGGCTGAAGCCGCGCCCGACAGCGACGAGCGGCATGCCCAGTTGACGCAGCTTTTGATGCGGACGCCCCAGGCTGTGGGTGTGGATGTCGCCCATGTGTCCACCCACCCGCTGGAGTATCAGGCGACAGCTATTAGTGGCCGCATGAATCTCACCAGTCGTCTCAGTGCCGACCTCGAAGTCCTTAACAAGCACCAGGAGACGACGGATGCAACACAGTTGGCATGGGTGCCGCGCAATGACCGCAGCTTGAACCTGACGCTGACTGATATCACGCCGGCGCGTGAACTTGCTTTGACGGTCGGCCATCGAAAGGCGCTGGAGTCCTTCCATACCGTCAGCTTCATGGCGCAGATCAATCCCTACGGCACTTTCCGGCCGGCAATTTTCATCGGCCGCAATCAGCCCACTTATCTGTCTCAAAGTTTGCAGGTGGGCGGCATCAAGGACTTGGCGCGAATCACGCTGGACTGGTCGCCCGAGTCTCGCTGGTTTGTGCACGCGAGTGTGGAGGCGCTACGCCTATACAGCCAGGAACGAGAAAGCTTGGGTCACGGCTATGTCTTCAACACAGAAGCCGGTGTGCGCCTGCCCCCTTTGCTACCGGATCTGAACGTAAGGGGCGTGTTTGAGCGTGGCTCATTCTCGGCCAAGGATACCTTGGTGCCTGGCTTCTCGCGACTTATGCCTGATGGCCAAGCGCCCTTGTCGTCGGTGATCATGCCGCAAAGCTACACCCGGTATGGCGTGGTCGTGGGTTTTGGGGCATCGAACCCCAATTCATTTGGCCCGTCCTGGCGGCCCTATGCTGATGTCGGCCTGGTTCGAGACAGCAATCAAGGCTGGGGTCCGATGGTAGCAATAGGCTTGAGTGGACCGGTGCTCGGAAAAGACCGTCTCAGTCTCTTCTACCAGTACGAAAACGCCGCCGGCGACGGTACACGTTCATCCAGGCAGATAGGCCTGACTTACCGCTTGTTTTTCTGA
- the pelG gene encoding exopolysaccharide Pel transporter PelG, protein MSGISLQLRRLLSPGTLGSTVTAYLYAGVISAGPLVLSIVGILLVGLLSLSAVQRPEQLVQFQVSVTYLIAVSLIVTGLVQLAFTRYVSDRVFERQLDQILSSYHAISLLTTAVTGLMGVLISWAYFDGLSLVYRLLMVMAFVILSNTWVATTFLASIKQYGAILLAFFLGYGLTVLGAVWFAQHGLNGLLAGFVAGQAILLMVLNGSIHRRFRSTHYVSWQMLDYRRAYPILIAVGFLFNLGVWLDKFMFWFAPTGANIIGPLRASVIYDIPIFISYLCIIPGIAVFLLRMETDFADHYNDYYGAVRDGGTLDDIRRSRDEMVYSARAALYEILKIQTVVALLVYGFGDRLLEYIGISPLYLPLLRIDVVAASLQIVFLGVLNIFFYLDKRRLVLVLTSLFVVLNGTLTWTTLELGPSAYGYGFVVALLITVVLGLYLLDRHFEALEYDTYMAQGKG, encoded by the coding sequence ATGTCGGGCATCAGCTTGCAGCTACGTCGGCTGCTCAGTCCAGGAACGCTGGGCAGCACCGTCACCGCCTATCTGTATGCAGGCGTAATCAGCGCCGGGCCGCTGGTTTTGTCAATCGTGGGTATCTTGCTGGTCGGCTTGCTTAGCCTGTCTGCCGTGCAGCGCCCCGAGCAACTCGTGCAGTTTCAGGTGTCGGTCACTTATCTTATTGCCGTCAGCCTGATCGTCACGGGCCTGGTGCAACTGGCCTTTACACGTTACGTATCTGATCGCGTCTTCGAGCGCCAACTTGACCAGATATTGTCCAGCTACCATGCCATCAGCCTGCTGACGACAGCCGTTACGGGGCTGATGGGGGTGCTGATCAGCTGGGCATACTTCGATGGTCTGTCCCTGGTGTATCGCTTGCTCATGGTGATGGCCTTCGTGATTCTAAGTAACACGTGGGTGGCAACTACCTTCCTGGCCAGTATCAAACAGTACGGTGCGATCCTGCTGGCTTTCTTTCTAGGCTATGGCCTGACTGTGCTGGGGGCGGTGTGGTTTGCCCAGCATGGCCTCAATGGCCTCCTGGCCGGCTTTGTCGCGGGGCAGGCCATCTTGCTGATGGTGCTCAATGGCAGCATTCATCGACGCTTTCGTTCAACGCACTATGTATCCTGGCAGATGCTCGATTATCGTCGCGCCTATCCCATCCTGATCGCCGTGGGCTTCCTCTTTAACTTGGGCGTGTGGCTGGACAAGTTCATGTTCTGGTTTGCGCCCACCGGTGCCAACATTATTGGCCCGTTGCGGGCATCCGTTATCTACGACATACCGATCTTCATTTCTTATCTTTGCATTATTCCGGGCATTGCCGTCTTCCTGCTTCGTATGGAGACCGATTTCGCTGACCATTACAACGACTACTACGGGGCCGTGCGCGATGGCGGCACGCTGGATGATATTCGGCGTTCGCGCGACGAGATGGTGTATAGCGCCCGTGCTGCGCTGTACGAAATCCTCAAGATACAGACGGTGGTCGCCTTATTGGTTTATGGCTTTGGCGACCGGCTATTGGAGTACATCGGGATCTCGCCGCTTTATTTACCCTTGCTGCGTATAGATGTCGTGGCCGCCAGCCTGCAGATAGTATTCCTGGGCGTGCTTAATATTTTTTTCTATCTTGACAAGCGGCGCCTGGTACTGGTGCTGACATCGCTCTTTGTCGTGTTGAACGGCACGCTGACGTGGACGACGTTGGAGCTGGGGCCGTCCGCATACGGCTATGGCTTCGTCGTCGCGCTTTTGATCACCGTCGTGCTGGGTTTATATTTACTGGACCGCCACTTTGAGGCATTGGAATATGACACCTACATGGCTCAAGGCAAGGGCTAG
- a CDS encoding PelD GGDEF domain-containing protein gives MNTVTLSTDTGRRTTADSAGRESRYLAIVAPNGLRGFAVVEVLAGMAVALGLSYVLRPGDPLLIDSPYPWLWLLATIFALRYGALLGVVAGLCILATAWLLYDPAKYSIPTVLFAGGMIQLVVAGHCSDLWRGRLRRLSAANDYLDDRLGSLITSHYLLCASHEHMEREMLGRPVTLRDAVAQLREAGRAMQGSEEAPGMQQLLEYAASVCSVDQAAIFRATGDGLAADALASIGADFPLEPEDSLLVACLETHQLTHLRSPDCQSSAYIACVPIVAHDRGLVAVLVVRSMPFLALTTENLQLLRTLSNYYVDGWSQTASVKGIRQHVPACPDEFALELGRLARVSDEAGIPSTLMAFRFPQAAAYQSAIDILRSERRSLDLIWVHASDQASIVFVLLPLTDTLAAHAYRLRMQRECQVRLGLDLDGMGVRVDALAVPVQAPGLALRHLLYRGQHD, from the coding sequence ATGAACACTGTCACCCTGTCTACCGACACCGGTCGACGCACCACCGCTGATTCCGCTGGCCGCGAAAGCCGCTATCTCGCCATCGTCGCACCGAATGGTTTACGAGGCTTTGCAGTCGTGGAGGTCTTGGCAGGGATGGCAGTGGCTTTGGGGCTGAGCTATGTTTTGCGACCGGGTGATCCGCTACTGATCGACTCTCCGTATCCGTGGTTGTGGCTGCTGGCGACGATTTTTGCATTGCGCTATGGCGCCTTGCTGGGCGTCGTGGCCGGTCTGTGCATCCTGGCTACCGCGTGGCTGCTCTATGACCCGGCCAAGTACTCGATTCCCACGGTCCTGTTTGCAGGCGGCATGATACAGCTGGTTGTGGCCGGGCACTGTAGCGACCTGTGGAGAGGACGTTTACGGCGTTTGAGCGCCGCAAACGACTATCTGGATGACAGGCTGGGCTCGCTTATTACCAGTCATTATCTGTTGTGTGCGTCACACGAGCATATGGAAAGGGAGATGCTGGGACGCCCGGTGACGCTACGCGATGCCGTCGCACAATTGCGTGAGGCGGGCCGCGCGATGCAGGGCTCGGAGGAAGCTCCCGGTATGCAGCAATTGCTGGAATACGCGGCCAGCGTATGCAGCGTAGATCAGGCCGCAATTTTCCGGGCGACGGGCGACGGTCTGGCCGCAGACGCACTGGCCTCGATAGGCGCGGACTTTCCGTTGGAGCCTGAGGACTCCCTGTTGGTCGCCTGCCTGGAGACTCATCAGCTTACCCATTTGCGCTCGCCTGATTGCCAAAGCAGTGCATATATTGCCTGTGTTCCCATTGTCGCTCACGACAGAGGACTGGTTGCCGTGCTGGTGGTGCGCAGTATGCCGTTTCTGGCGCTGACCACAGAAAATCTTCAGCTGCTGCGCACTTTGTCCAATTACTACGTCGACGGCTGGAGCCAGACCGCTTCTGTCAAAGGCATCCGTCAGCATGTACCAGCTTGCCCGGATGAGTTTGCGCTCGAGCTCGGGCGGCTGGCGCGCGTGTCGGATGAGGCAGGGATACCCTCTACGCTAATGGCATTCAGGTTCCCGCAGGCTGCGGCTTATCAATCCGCAATCGATATCCTGCGCAGCGAACGGCGCAGCCTGGATCTGATCTGGGTACACGCAAGCGACCAGGCTTCCATTGTTTTCGTGCTGCTCCCGCTGACCGATACCTTAGCGGCCCATGCTTACCGTTTACGCATGCAGCGAGAATGTCAGGTCCGGCTCGGCCTCGACCTGGACGGCATGGGTGTACGCGTGGACGCGCTTGCGGTGCCCGTCCAGGCTCCTGGCCTCGCGCTGCGCCACCTGCTGTACCGAGGTCAGCATGACTAG